The following proteins come from a genomic window of Triticum aestivum cultivar Chinese Spring chromosome 6A, IWGSC CS RefSeq v2.1, whole genome shotgun sequence:
- the LOC123131081 gene encoding uncharacterized protein, with the protein MAITAAALRSTAPLRFSAPLRYALLLRAAVPLPGAAPLRRAARFHAAAPPHGPHLPGSKRFGRPRDCYRVSGPPETDEGSQKTGVTFEDLEKMDKEALMEYIKQVTAESNTLLEEYCKYDPSYMDTKDETSDLSGRLDTSRQ; encoded by the exons ATGGCGATCACCGCTGCCGCGCTCCGCAGCACCGCGCCTCTACGCTTCTCCGCCCCACTCCGCTACGCCTTACTGCTCCGCGCCGCCGTCCCGCTACCCGGCGCCGCTCCGCTCCGCCGCGCGGCCCGTTTCCATGCCGCCGCTCCGCCCCACGGCCCTCACCTACCGGGATCCAAACGTTTCGGGCGTCCGAGGGATTGCTACCGGGTCAGTGGGCCACCGGAGACGGACGAG GGTTCGCAGAAGACGGGTGTGACCTTTGAGGACCTGGAGAAAATGGATAAGGAGGCTCTGATGGAGTATATTAAGCAGGTTACCGCTGAGAGCAACACTCTCCTGGAG GAATATTGCAAGTACGATCCATCCTACATGGACACGAAGGACGAGACCTCGGATCTGTCAGGACGGCTTGATACATCACGTCAGTGA